Proteins encoded by one window of Puntigrus tetrazona isolate hp1 chromosome 25, ASM1883169v1, whole genome shotgun sequence:
- the LOC122331299 gene encoding receptor-type tyrosine-protein phosphatase S-like, whose amino-acid sequence MLERIKHEKTVDIYGHVTLMRAQRNYMVQTEDQYVFIHDALQEAVTCGTTEVPARNLYAYIQKLTQIETGENVTGMELEFKRLANTKAHTSRFISANLPCNKFKNRLVNIMPYESTRVCLQPIRGVEGSDYINASFIDGYRCVCVCVIDENVLEVKSEKVHRV is encoded by the exons ATGCTGGAGCGAATCAAACACGAGAAGACGGTGGACATCTACGGTCACGTGACGCTCATGCGCGCTCAGAGGAACTACATGGTCCAGACGGAGGACCAGTACGTCTTCATCCACGACGCGCTCCAGGAGGCCGTCACCTGCGGCACCACCGAGGTTCCCGCCCGGAACCTGTACGCCTACATCCAGAAGCTGACGCAGATCGAGACCGGAGAGAACGTCACCGGGATGGAGCTGGAGTTTAAG CGGTTAGCGAACACAAAAGCTCACACCTCTCGGTTCATCAGTGCCAATCTGCCCTGCAACAAGTTCAAAAACAGACTGGTGAACATCATGCCCTACGAGTCCACCCGCGTCTGcctgcagccaatcagaggagtCGAGGGATCCGACTACATCAACGCCAGCTTCATCGACGGAtaccggtgtgtgtgtgtgtgtgt TATTGACGAAAACGTCCTGGAGGTTAAATCTgagaaagtgcaccgtgtataa
- the LOC122330580 gene encoding pleckstrin homology-like domain family A member 2 → MKKHSVGRRLQRRLYAALGHSYSCLLVRDPSVAKSATAMTGYEISHVLKEGELEKRSDSLLQFWKRKTCVLTTDSLNIYTDSQKKNKSKELKLQAIKKVDCVERTGKFVYFTIVTTDNKEIDFRCPGEENCWNAVITMALIDFQNRKAIQDFKTRQESENTSLGQQERCKARAP, encoded by the coding sequence ATGAAGAAGCACAGCGTCGGTCGGCGGCTTCAGCGGAGATTATACGCAGCTCTGGGCCATTCGTACTCCTGTCTCCTCGTCCGCGACCCGAGCGTTGCCAAAAGCGCCACGGCAATGACGGGCTACGAGATCTCCCACGTCCTGAAGGAAGGAGAGCTGGAGAAGAGGAGCGACAGCCTCCTCCAGTTCTGGAAGAGGAAGACCTGCGTCCTCACCACGGACAGCCTGAACATCTACACGGACAGCCAGAAGAAGAACAAGAGCAAAGAGCTCAAGCTGCAGGCCATCAAGAAGGTGGACTGCGTGGAGCGCACCGGGAAGTTCGTGTACTTCACGATCGTGACCACGGACAATAAGGAGATTGACTTCAGGTGCCCGGGAGAGGAGAACTGCTGGAACGCCGTGATTACGATGGCTCTGATCGACTTTCAGAACAGAAAAGCCATTCAGGACTTCAAAACGCGGCAGGAATCGGAGAACACGTCTTTGGGGCAGCAGGAGAGATGCAAGGCGAGAGCGCCTTGA